From a single Sorghum bicolor cultivar BTx623 chromosome 5, Sorghum_bicolor_NCBIv3, whole genome shotgun sequence genomic region:
- the LOC8079989 gene encoding RNA-directed DNA methylation 4: MMRSIQQNHDKGIELDIISLAQSEDSEVYDIYTVKEVDDTNMEATSAALYPRLQVDDGEDECYDDDYPCDRDDSNAEDNPLFDYPDELSEDEDDGSNDEDILEMKKVLALRHCLDTPKNPKLYNIPHHIESYG; encoded by the exons ATGATGAGAAGCATCCAGCAGAACCACGATAA AGGAATTGAGCTGGATATCATTTCATTGGCACAATCAGAAG ATTCTGAAGTTTATGATATCTATACTGTCAAGGAGGTGGATGATACAAACATGGAGGCCACGTCAGCAGCTTTATATCCAAG GTTACAAGTGGACGATGGAGAAGATGAATGCTACGACGATGACTATCCGTGTGACAGAGATGATTCAAATG CTGAAGACAATCCACTTTTTGATTATCCCGATGAATTGTCTGAGGACGAGGATGATGGTAGCAATGATGAGGATATTTTGGAGATGAAGAAGGTTCTGGCACTGAGgcattgtttagatacacccaaaaacccaaaactttacaacattccccatcacatcgaatcttacggc